A section of the Asticcacaulis sp. EMRT-3 genome encodes:
- a CDS encoding DUF3035 domain-containing protein, which produces MKLVNVATGMVMLAGAGLIGLTGCSSTKNALGLNKVVPDEFLVVTKAPLVVPPDYALRPPNPGEPRPQELQPESQARQALLGERDAVNRSEGEKLLVAKAGGDKADPLARYVVDDEFGDLAYKEPSFADKVMFWHKPKDTSVADNNTTMGDASTPVDAAAEQARLKALVGTQPIIIEQRRDPKFKLPGL; this is translated from the coding sequence ATGAAATTGGTGAACGTCGCGACGGGCATGGTGATGCTGGCGGGGGCAGGCCTGATCGGCCTGACGGGCTGCTCATCCACCAAGAATGCGCTCGGCCTGAACAAGGTGGTGCCGGATGAATTCCTGGTCGTCACCAAGGCGCCGCTGGTCGTGCCGCCCGATTACGCCCTGCGTCCGCCCAATCCCGGTGAGCCGCGCCCGCAGGAATTGCAGCCGGAAAGCCAGGCGCGTCAGGCGCTGCTGGGTGAGCGCGATGCGGTCAACCGCTCCGAAGGCGAAAAGCTGCTGGTGGCCAAGGCGGGCGGCGACAAGGCCGATCCGCTGGCCCGCTATGTGGTCGATGACGAATTCGGCGACCTGGCCTATAAGGAGCCGTCCTTCGCTGACAAGGTGATGTTCTGGCACAAGCCCAAGGACACATCGGTCGCCGACAACAATACCACGATGGGCGATGCCTCCACCCCGGTCGATGCCGCCGCCGAACAGGCGCGTCTCAAGGCGCTGGTCGGCACACAGCCGATCATTATCGAACAGAGGCGCGACCCCAAGTTCAAACTGCCGGGTCTTTAA
- a CDS encoding methyltransferase gives MMKAFSALALSLFLSGSLMAAPALAQTNPCAAGASLDTRLAAALARPDRPAGQKAADATRASENRFLFSYIHPGDHVLDLGAGGGYASMLLSAAVCGGSVDSQNPAQWDKTPEARATMAQARPNIHLLEVDFDKVPVPATPYDAIFIGTIYHDTYNMPGANGGAMDKALYATLKPSGLVILVDHAAARGAGTTQTNTLHRIDKQVVLDDFKAAGFDLIVDSDALANPADDHTLKVFDPLIRGHTDRMALVFKKPE, from the coding sequence ATGATGAAAGCCTTTTCCGCACTGGCCCTGTCGCTGTTCCTGTCCGGCAGCCTTATGGCCGCTCCCGCCCTGGCCCAGACTAACCCTTGCGCCGCCGGGGCCTCGCTCGATACGCGACTGGCGGCGGCGCTGGCCCGCCCTGACCGGCCCGCCGGTCAGAAAGCAGCCGACGCCACGCGCGCCAGTGAAAACCGCTTCCTGTTCAGCTATATCCATCCCGGCGATCATGTGCTCGATCTCGGCGCGGGCGGCGGCTATGCCTCGATGCTGCTGTCGGCAGCGGTATGCGGTGGCTCGGTCGATTCGCAAAATCCCGCCCAGTGGGACAAGACGCCGGAGGCCCGTGCGACGATGGCGCAGGCCCGGCCCAATATTCACCTGCTTGAGGTCGATTTCGACAAGGTGCCGGTTCCGGCCACCCCCTATGACGCCATCTTCATCGGCACCATCTATCACGACACCTATAATATGCCCGGCGCCAATGGTGGGGCGATGGACAAGGCGCTCTATGCCACGCTCAAGCCCAGCGGGCTGGTGATTCTGGTCGATCACGCGGCAGCACGCGGCGCGGGCACCACCCAGACCAATACCCTGCACCGTATCGACAAGCAGGTGGTGCTCGATGATTTCAAGGCGGCGGGGTTTGATCTGATCGTCGATTCCGATGCCCTGGCCAATCCCGCCGATGACCATACGCTGAAGGTTTTCGATCCCTTGATTCGCGGCCATACCGACCGGATGGCGCTGGTGTTCAAAAAGCCTGAATAG
- the mutL gene encoding DNA mismatch repair endonuclease MutL: MNLIQRLPQDTINRIAAGEVVERPASAIKELVENAIDAGATRIEISASQGGLSRILIEDNGCGMGPDDLQLAIERHATSKLKPQADGSWDLLHIQTLGFRGEALPSMGSVARLGITSRTLGGEALHIAVDAGRVSPLRPAAFGQEHGTRIDLSDLFYATPARLKFMKSDRSENMAISEEVRRQAMAHEHVGFTLELDGRKVLKLFAEPAGVEGRLRRLSALLGDEFSGNALLIDQQREGVRLTGYAGLPTFSRGNAMHQYLFVNNRPVRDKLLAGSLRAAYADFLARDRHPLAALFVEIDPQDLDVNVHPAKSEVRFRDPNLVRGLIIGALKHALASAGHRASTTVAQSTLSSFRPQGAVQPLLHLHRPNPAQIAAVRPYVAPEPSPFMPVARVEPAPADAEPLYGVAEAEPEVAEIASTATYPLGAARAQLHETYILAQTADGLVIVDQHAAHERLVYEEMKAGMAAGHVQSQALLIPEIVDLERDEVSRLMARAEDLAMMGLSLEAFGPTSLLVREVPALLGDCDIAGLVRDLADDLSEHGELLALKERMAEICGDHACRHSVRSGRRLNGEEMNALLRQMEATPHSGQCNHGRPTYVELKLKDIERLFGRR, from the coding sequence ATGAATCTGATCCAACGCCTGCCGCAGGACACCATCAACCGCATCGCCGCCGGCGAGGTGGTCGAGCGTCCGGCTTCGGCCATCAAGGAACTGGTTGAAAACGCCATCGACGCCGGAGCCACGCGCATCGAGATTTCGGCCTCGCAAGGCGGGTTGTCGCGCATCCTGATCGAGGATAATGGCTGCGGCATGGGGCCCGACGATCTGCAACTGGCCATCGAGCGCCACGCCACCTCAAAGCTGAAACCACAAGCCGACGGCTCATGGGATCTGCTGCATATCCAGACCCTCGGTTTTCGCGGTGAGGCCCTGCCCTCGATGGGATCGGTGGCGCGTCTCGGCATTACGTCGCGCACCTTGGGCGGCGAGGCCCTGCACATTGCAGTCGATGCCGGGCGCGTTTCGCCCCTGCGCCCCGCCGCCTTCGGTCAGGAGCACGGCACACGCATCGATTTGTCCGACCTGTTCTACGCCACCCCGGCGCGGCTGAAATTCATGAAGTCCGACCGCTCGGAAAATATGGCGATCAGCGAAGAGGTGCGCCGTCAGGCGATGGCGCATGAGCATGTTGGCTTCACGCTCGAACTGGACGGCAGGAAGGTGCTGAAACTGTTTGCCGAACCCGCCGGTGTCGAGGGGCGTTTGCGCCGCCTGTCCGCCCTGCTCGGCGATGAATTTTCCGGCAATGCCCTGCTGATCGACCAGCAGCGCGAAGGCGTGCGCCTCACCGGCTATGCGGGCCTGCCGACCTTTTCGCGCGGCAATGCCATGCACCAGTATCTGTTCGTCAATAACCGCCCGGTGCGCGACAAGCTGCTGGCAGGATCCTTGCGCGCGGCCTATGCCGATTTTCTGGCGCGTGACCGCCATCCGCTGGCCGCCCTGTTTGTGGAAATCGACCCGCAGGATCTCGATGTCAATGTTCATCCGGCCAAGTCGGAGGTGCGTTTCCGCGATCCCAATCTGGTGCGCGGCCTGATCATCGGCGCGCTGAAACACGCTTTGGCCTCGGCGGGTCATCGCGCCTCGACCACCGTGGCGCAATCCACCCTGTCGAGCTTCCGCCCGCAAGGCGCGGTGCAGCCCCTGCTCCACCTCCATCGCCCCAATCCCGCTCAGATCGCAGCGGTACGGCCGTATGTGGCACCTGAACCGTCGCCCTTTATGCCGGTGGCGCGCGTCGAGCCCGCTCCTGCCGATGCCGAACCGCTTTACGGCGTGGCCGAGGCCGAACCGGAGGTCGCGGAAATAGCCAGTACGGCGACCTACCCCCTCGGCGCAGCGCGGGCGCAGTTGCACGAAACCTATATTTTGGCGCAGACGGCGGACGGGCTGGTCATTGTCGATCAGCACGCCGCCCATGAGCGGCTTGTGTACGAGGAGATGAAGGCGGGCATGGCGGCGGGGCACGTCCAGAGTCAGGCCCTGCTCATCCCCGAAATCGTCGATCTCGAACGCGACGAGGTCAGCCGCCTGATGGCGCGCGCCGAGGATCTGGCCATGATGGGCTTAAGCCTCGAAGCCTTCGGCCCCACCAGCCTTTTGGTGCGCGAAGTGCCTGCCCTGCTTGGCGATTGCGATATTGCCGGACTGGTGCGCGATCTGGCCGACGACCTGAGCGAACACGGCGAATTGCTGGCCCTGAAAGAGCGCATGGCCGAAATCTGCGGCGACCATGCCTGCCGCCACAGCGTCCGTTCGGGCCGCCGCCTCAATGGCGAAGAAATGAACGCCCTGCTGCGCCAGATGGAGGCCACGCCCCATTCCGGCCAGTGCAATCACGGCCGCCCCACCTATGTCGAACTGAAGCTCAAGGACATAGAAAGGCTATTCGGACGGCGTTGA
- the rsmD gene encoding 16S rRNA (guanine(966)-N(2))-methyltransferase RsmD, translated as MRIVGGDYKGRSLVTPEGRQTRPTSDRAREAVFNVLAHADWAPPIAGARVMDAFAGSGALGLEAMSRGAAFCLFVETDEAARGAIRDNIETFGLFGTSRIHRRDATQLGARPGAIAEVFDLVFLDPPYRKGLGEKALAGLIDGKWLSDEAVIVFERAADEDNFVTDVWDILNTKTYGAAQVLFLKQKIINF; from the coding sequence ATGCGCATCGTTGGCGGTGACTATAAGGGGCGCAGCCTCGTGACGCCGGAGGGCCGCCAGACGCGGCCCACCTCGGATCGGGCGCGTGAGGCCGTGTTCAATGTGCTGGCCCATGCCGACTGGGCGCCGCCGATCGCCGGGGCGCGCGTGATGGACGCCTTTGCCGGTTCGGGCGCGCTGGGGCTGGAGGCCATGTCGCGCGGCGCGGCCTTCTGCCTGTTCGTTGAAACCGACGAGGCGGCGCGCGGTGCGATCCGTGACAATATCGAAACCTTCGGTCTTTTTGGCACAAGCCGCATCCATCGCCGCGACGCCACCCAGTTGGGGGCGCGTCCCGGTGCGATTGCGGAAGTTTTCGATCTGGTGTTTCTCGATCCGCCCTATCGCAAAGGCCTTGGCGAAAAGGCTTTGGCCGGTTTGATCGATGGTAAATGGTTGTCGGATGAGGCCGTGATCGTCTTTGAACGCGCCGCTGACGAGGATAATTTTGTCACTGATGTGTGGGATATTCTCAACACTAAAACCTACGGCGCGGCGCAGGTTTTATTCCTTAAACAAAAAATTATTAATTTTTAA
- a CDS encoding nucleoside deaminase: MDKDDETLMQAALAKAHEAALADEVPIGALIFDPSSKTIMTAQRNSPISLHDPCAHAEILALREAGRLTGNYRLNDLWLYVTLEPCAMCAGAISHARIQRLIYGADDPKGGAVAHGAKFFAQATCHWKPEVTAGVLAETSAGLLKSFFRARRKPRDA, from the coding sequence ATGGACAAAGACGACGAAACCCTGATGCAGGCAGCGCTGGCCAAGGCGCATGAAGCGGCCCTGGCCGATGAGGTGCCGATTGGCGCTCTAATCTTCGATCCGTCAAGTAAAACCATCATGACCGCGCAGAGAAATTCGCCGATCAGTCTCCATGATCCGTGCGCCCATGCCGAAATTCTGGCCCTGCGCGAAGCGGGCCGCCTCACCGGCAATTACCGCCTGAACGATCTGTGGCTGTATGTGACGCTGGAACCCTGCGCCATGTGTGCAGGCGCGATCAGCCATGCCCGCATCCAGCGCCTGATCTATGGGGCTGATGATCCGAAAGGCGGCGCGGTGGCGCATGGGGCGAAGTTTTTCGCGCAAGCCACCTGCCACTGGAAGCCTGAGGTCACGGCGGGCGTGCTGGCCGAAACCAGCGCCGGCCTGCTCAAAAGCTTCTTCAGGGCCCGCCGCAAACCGCGCGACGCCTGA
- a CDS encoding mechanosensitive ion channel family protein, with the protein MNGFDFSSLKTFFTRLGGLIQHYGQHLAAKPDFFANLGWAAVILLVTFIISGMLSDAVKRTARRLVQKDGDRTLLEFFSQVVRWLVLIVGLVACLKKLGVETASLITILGAASLAIGLALQSTLSNVASGLMILFNKPYRIGDMVRIGDVQGVVHRLGIFSTEIDDLDSVRVFIPNTKVFSGDIINITNNGSLKVSVEVDVGYDTDLPLALSLLKEVAARQPDRISHREPVVGFTTFADSGITALVLIWVMPSNLMAARTALIIDIKAELDRHGIEIPFPHQVAVHKKA; encoded by the coding sequence ATGAACGGTTTCGATTTCAGCTCATTGAAGACCTTCTTCACTAGGCTCGGCGGCCTCATCCAGCACTATGGCCAGCATCTGGCGGCCAAGCCCGATTTCTTCGCCAATCTCGGCTGGGCGGCGGTGATCCTGCTGGTCACGTTCATTATTTCGGGCATGTTGTCCGACGCCGTCAAGCGTACGGCGCGGCGGTTGGTGCAAAAGGATGGCGACCGCACCCTGCTGGAGTTTTTCTCGCAGGTCGTGCGCTGGCTGGTGCTGATCGTCGGCCTCGTGGCCTGCCTGAAAAAGCTCGGCGTCGAAACGGCTTCGCTGATCACCATACTGGGCGCCGCCTCGCTGGCCATCGGTCTGGCCCTGCAAAGCACATTGAGCAATGTGGCTTCGGGCCTGATGATCCTGTTCAACAAGCCCTATCGCATCGGCGATATGGTGCGCATCGGCGATGTGCAGGGCGTGGTGCATCGCCTGGGCATCTTCTCGACCGAGATCGACGATCTCGACAGCGTGCGGGTTTTCATTCCCAATACCAAGGTCTTTTCCGGCGACATTATCAACATCACCAATAATGGCTCGCTGAAGGTCAGTGTCGAAGTCGATGTAGGCTATGATACCGACCTGCCGCTGGCGCTTTCGCTGCTGAAAGAGGTGGCGGCGCGCCAGCCCGACCGGATCAGCCACCGCGAACCTGTGGTCGGCTTTACCACCTTTGCCGACAGCGGCATCACCGCCCTGGTGCTGATCTGGGTCATGCCGTCCAACCTGATGGCGGCGCGCACGGCCCTGATCATCGACATCAAGGCCGAACTCGACAGGCACGGCATCGAAATTCCGTTCCCGCATCAGGTCGCGGTGCATAAAAAGGCTTAG
- a CDS encoding acetyl-CoA carboxylase carboxyltransferase subunit alpha, translating to MRHYLEFERPIADLEAKIEELSALSESGGGNLDKELVGLRKRAESLRRDTYSQLEPWQKTLVARHPERPHLVDYIGGLIEDFVELRGDRKFGDDQAIVGGLGRFRGQPVVVMGHEKGHDTPTRLKHNFAMARPEGYRKAVRLMEMAEQFGLPVLTLVDTMGAYPGVGAEERGQAEAIARSTEKGLTLRTPMIATVTGEGGSGGAIALAAANRVLILEHSIYSVISPEGAASILWKDGARSREAADRMKITAPDLLKLGIVDRIVEEPAGGAHADPETMIRTLGNVLEEELRALSFLTPDQLVAQRAERFYQIGRQGG from the coding sequence ATGCGACACTATCTGGAATTTGAGCGTCCCATCGCGGACCTGGAAGCCAAGATCGAAGAGCTGTCGGCCCTGTCTGAGTCGGGTGGCGGCAATCTCGACAAGGAACTGGTGGGCTTACGCAAGCGCGCCGAATCGCTGCGCCGCGACACCTATTCCCAGCTTGAACCCTGGCAAAAGACCCTGGTGGCGCGCCACCCTGAGCGCCCGCATCTGGTGGATTATATTGGCGGTCTGATCGAGGATTTCGTTGAGCTGCGCGGGGATCGCAAATTCGGCGACGATCAGGCCATTGTCGGCGGACTGGGTCGTTTCCGCGGTCAGCCGGTGGTGGTGATGGGCCATGAAAAGGGCCATGACACGCCGACCCGCCTCAAGCACAATTTCGCTATGGCCCGCCCCGAAGGCTATCGCAAGGCGGTGCGCCTGATGGAAATGGCCGAACAGTTCGGCCTGCCTGTGCTCACCCTGGTCGATACGATGGGCGCCTATCCGGGCGTCGGGGCCGAGGAACGCGGCCAGGCTGAAGCGATTGCCCGCTCCACCGAAAAAGGCCTGACCCTGCGCACGCCGATGATCGCCACGGTGACGGGCGAGGGTGGTTCGGGCGGAGCCATCGCTCTGGCCGCCGCCAATCGCGTCCTGATCCTCGAACATTCGATCTACAGCGTGATCTCGCCCGAAGGCGCGGCCTCGATCCTGTGGAAGGACGGGGCGCGCTCACGCGAAGCCGCCGACCGCATGAAGATCACCGCGCCCGACCTGCTCAAGCTCGGTATCGTTGACCGTATCGTTGAGGAACCGGCGGGCGGGGCCCATGCCGATCCTGAAACGATGATCCGCACGCTCGGCAATGTGCTGGAAGAAGAACTGCGCGCCTTGAGCTTCCTGACACCCGACCAGCTTGTGGCCCAGCGCGCCGAGCGTTTTTACCAGATTGGCCGCCAAGGGGGTTAG
- a CDS encoding PIN domain-containing protein, with protein sequence MILADTSVWVEYLRQGEPRLAHWLERSQVLCHPFVVGELALGGLKPDSPVLHLLKNLPQAICAADDEVLGFIARHDLSGRGIGWVDAHLLAAAALTPDARLWTFDRRLHTAAVHVGVAAGI encoded by the coding sequence GTGATCCTGGCTGATACATCCGTCTGGGTCGAATATTTACGTCAGGGTGAGCCCCGGCTGGCGCATTGGCTGGAGCGGTCGCAGGTTTTATGCCACCCGTTTGTCGTCGGCGAACTGGCGCTGGGCGGCCTGAAGCCGGACAGTCCGGTTCTGCATCTCCTGAAAAACCTGCCTCAGGCTATCTGTGCCGCTGATGATGAAGTGCTGGGCTTTATAGCGCGTCATGATCTGTCGGGGCGGGGCATCGGCTGGGTGGACGCGCATCTTCTGGCCGCCGCCGCTCTTACGCCTGACGCCCGATTATGGACTTTTGACCGCCGCCTTCACACCGCCGCTGTGCATGTTGGCGTTGCCGCAGGCATCTGA
- a CDS encoding type II toxin-antitoxin system VapB family antitoxin: MELAMRTTLALDDALLNEATILTGVSEKTVLVREALTALIERESARRLARLGGSEPDVFAAPRRRPADASL; this comes from the coding sequence GTGGAACTGGCAATGCGCACGACACTGGCTTTGGATGATGCTCTTCTGAACGAAGCGACAATCCTGACGGGTGTATCGGAAAAGACGGTGCTTGTCCGGGAAGCCCTGACGGCCCTGATTGAGCGTGAAAGCGCCCGTCGGCTGGCGCGGCTGGGCGGCAGCGAGCCTGATGTCTTTGCTGCGCCACGCCGCCGACCGGCGGACGCCAGCCTGTGA
- a CDS encoding site-specific tyrosine recombinase XerD, which yields MKFDPIQPFLNMLAVERNAARLTLEAYGRDLSDLADTLKVTEAGLLGLSEADLARYFATLEERGLAASSLLRKRSAIRQFYRFCMSENLITADPSRKIAAARKGRSLPKVLSRAEVDALIRATEAKDPQQGLRLECLIEMAYASGMRISELVGLRLDAVARDPAYLIIKGKGGVERLVPLNPSARLAIRAYIDIRPHFLPKGDKANPYLFASRGKEGHLTRRRVGQLLDEAALNAGMDPARVSPHVLRHAFATHLLEGGADLRTVQTLLGHADISTTQIYTHVASERLRDVVESHHPLAKGRIE from the coding sequence ATGAAATTCGATCCCATACAGCCTTTTCTGAACATGCTGGCCGTCGAGCGCAATGCCGCGCGCCTGACGCTGGAGGCCTATGGCCGCGACCTGAGTGATCTGGCCGACACGCTGAAGGTGACTGAGGCGGGTCTGCTGGGCTTAAGCGAAGCCGATCTGGCGCGCTATTTCGCCACGCTCGAAGAACGCGGTCTGGCGGCCTCTTCCCTGTTGCGCAAACGCTCGGCCATCCGTCAGTTTTATCGGTTTTGCATGAGCGAAAACCTGATCACCGCCGATCCCAGCCGCAAGATCGCCGCCGCCCGCAAAGGCCGCAGCCTGCCCAAGGTCTTGTCACGCGCTGAGGTCGATGCCCTGATCCGGGCCACCGAAGCCAAAGACCCGCAGCAGGGGCTGCGCTTGGAATGCCTGATCGAAATGGCCTATGCGTCGGGGATGCGGATTTCGGAACTGGTCGGCCTGCGGCTTGATGCGGTGGCGCGTGATCCGGCCTATCTGATCATCAAGGGCAAGGGCGGGGTGGAACGGCTGGTGCCGCTTAATCCTTCGGCGCGTCTGGCTATTCGCGCCTATATAGATATACGCCCACATTTTTTGCCCAAAGGCGACAAGGCCAATCCGTATCTGTTCGCCTCACGCGGCAAGGAGGGCCATCTGACCCGCCGCCGGGTGGGGCAGTTGCTCGATGAGGCGGCGTTGAACGCCGGTATGGATCCGGCCCGCGTCAGCCCGCATGTGCTGCGACATGCCTTCGCCACCCATCTGCTCGAAGGCGGGGCCGATCTGCGCACCGTCCAGACCCTGCTGGGCCATGCCGATATTTCCACCACCCAGATATATACCCATGTCGCCTCTGAGCGCCTGCGCGACGTGGTGGAAAGCCATCATCCGCTGGCGAAAGGACGCATTGAATAA
- a CDS encoding shikimate kinase yields the protein MTTASEPALHRPGFTLPKTVALVGLMGVGKTTIGRRLSEQFGLPFVDADEEIEKAAGQTIPEIFAQHGEAYFREGEQRVIARLLDDPVQILATGGGAMTHAKTRDKLKDKAITLWLKTDLKVLARRIANRPHRPLLRDRDPMDVLKEHVRARYPLYEQADIIVETGDQSHTRALELVIEALRAHIQTQDHRKPAP from the coding sequence ATGACCACCGCATCCGAACCCGCCCTTCATCGTCCTGGCTTCACCCTGCCGAAAACCGTCGCTCTGGTGGGGCTGATGGGCGTGGGCAAGACCACGATCGGACGCCGCCTGTCCGAGCAGTTCGGCCTGCCCTTCGTCGATGCCGACGAAGAAATCGAAAAGGCCGCCGGTCAGACGATTCCTGAAATCTTCGCCCAACATGGCGAAGCCTATTTCCGCGAAGGCGAACAGCGCGTCATCGCCCGCCTGCTCGACGATCCGGTGCAGATCCTCGCCACCGGCGGCGGTGCCATGACCCACGCCAAGACGCGCGACAAGCTGAAGGACAAGGCCATTACCCTGTGGCTGAAAACCGATCTGAAGGTGCTGGCGCGCCGCATCGCCAATCGCCCGCACCGCCCGCTTCTGCGTGACCGCGACCCGATGGATGTGCTGAAAGAGCACGTCAGGGCGCGCTATCCGCTGTATGAACAGGCCGACATCATCGTCGAAACCGGCGATCAGTCCCATACCCGCGCCCTCGAACTCGTGATCGAAGCCTTGCGTGCCCATATCCAGACCCAAGACCACCGGAAACCTGCCCCATGA
- the aroB gene encoding 3-dehydroquinate synthase, translated as MTTDYRRIPVSGEGFKPYDVIVGQGLLSEAETWVGPFLTNKRVVMVTDSNVGPLHAQGILKQFEAAGHKTHLITVPAGETSKSFDGLKYVIDAMIDCGLDRKDVVIALGGGVIGDLTGFACAIYMRGIDFIQMPTSVLAQVDSSVGGKTAIDHERGKNLIGSFWQPRLVLCDLDVLKTLPVREIRCGYAEIIKYGLLGDRDFFTWLEANDDKVLALEPDALLHAIGRSVEMKAEIVAQDEREGGVRALLNLGHTFGHALEAEVGFGDQLLHGEAVAIGMCQAFRYSALTGECTETEEERAVRAIAHAGLPTKMSDILWQDGRNTPFNAARLLDHMGHDKKAEGGDLTFVLVRGIGRAFVAKKVARAAICDFLIMDGAQLNEDQSC; from the coding sequence ATGACCACCGATTACCGCCGCATCCCCGTTTCCGGCGAAGGCTTCAAACCCTATGACGTGATCGTCGGTCAGGGCCTGCTGAGCGAGGCCGAAACCTGGGTCGGGCCCTTCCTCACCAATAAGCGCGTGGTCATGGTCACCGACAGCAACGTCGGGCCGCTGCACGCGCAAGGTATCCTCAAGCAGTTCGAGGCGGCGGGCCACAAGACGCACCTGATCACCGTACCCGCCGGTGAAACCTCGAAATCGTTCGACGGGCTGAAATACGTCATCGACGCCATGATCGATTGCGGCCTTGACCGCAAGGATGTGGTGATCGCGCTGGGCGGCGGCGTAATCGGCGACCTGACCGGCTTTGCCTGCGCCATCTATATGCGCGGCATAGATTTCATCCAGATGCCGACCTCGGTACTGGCCCAGGTCGATTCGTCGGTGGGCGGCAAAACGGCCATCGACCACGAGCGCGGCAAGAATCTGATCGGCAGCTTCTGGCAGCCACGGCTTGTCCTGTGCGATCTCGACGTGCTGAAAACCCTGCCGGTGCGCGAAATCCGCTGCGGTTATGCCGAGATCATCAAATATGGCCTGCTCGGCGACCGCGACTTCTTTACGTGGCTGGAGGCCAATGACGACAAGGTGCTGGCGCTCGAACCCGACGCCCTGCTCCACGCCATCGGACGCAGCGTTGAGATGAAGGCCGAGATCGTGGCTCAGGATGAGCGCGAAGGCGGTGTGCGCGCCCTGCTCAATCTCGGCCACACCTTCGGCCATGCCCTCGAAGCCGAGGTGGGTTTTGGTGACCAGCTCCTGCACGGCGAGGCCGTGGCCATCGGCATGTGTCAGGCCTTCCGCTACAGCGCGCTGACCGGTGAATGCACCGAGACGGAGGAAGAACGCGCCGTGCGTGCCATCGCCCACGCTGGCCTGCCAACCAAAATGAGCGACATCCTCTGGCAGGATGGCCGCAATACGCCTTTCAATGCCGCGCGCCTGCTTGACCATATGGGCCATGATAAAAAAGCCGAGGGCGGCGACCTGACCTTTGTGCTGGTGCGCGGGATCGGCCGCGCCTTCGTGGCGAAAAAGGTCGCGCGCGCCGCCATCTGCGACTTTCTGATCATGGACGGCGCGCAACTGAATGAAGATCAGTCATGCTGA